A section of the Papio anubis isolate 15944 chromosome 2, Panubis1.0, whole genome shotgun sequence genome encodes:
- the PLSCR1 gene encoding phospholipid scramblase 1 isoform X2, which produces MDKQNTQMNASHPETNLPVGYPPQYPPTAFQGPPGYNGYPGPQVGYPPPPAGHSGPGPAGFPVPNQPMYNQPVYNQPGGAAGIPWMPAPPPPLNCPPGLEYLSQIDQILIHQQIELLEVLTGFETNNKYEIKNSFGQRVYFAAEDTDCCTRNCCGPSRPFTLRIIDNMGREVITLERPLRCNSCCCPCCLQEIEIQAPPGVPVGYVIQTWHPCLPKFTIQNEKREDVLKISGPCVVCSCCGDVDFEIKSLDEQCVVGKISKHWTGILREAFTDADNFGIQFPLDLDVKMKAVMIGACFLIDFMFFESTGSQEQKSGVW; this is translated from the exons ATGGACAAACaaa ACACACAGATGAATGCTTCTCACCCAGAAACAAACTTGCCAGTTGGGTATCCTCCTCAGTATCCGCCGACAGCATTCCAAG GACCTCCAGGATATAATGGCTACCCCGGGCCCCAGGTTGGCTACCCACCCCCACCAGCTGGCCATTCAGGTCCTGGCCCAGCTGGCTTTCCTGTCCCAAATCAGCCAATGTATAATCAGCCAGTATATAATCAGCCAGGTGGAGCTGCAGGGATACCATGGATGCCAGCACCACCGCCTCCATTAAACTGTCCACCTGGATTAGAATATTTAAGTCAG ATAGATCAGATACTGATTCATCAGCAGATTGAACTTCTGGAAG ttttaacaGGTTTTGAAACTAATAACAAATATGAAATTAAGAACAGCTTTGGACAGAGGGTTTACTTTGCAGCAGAAGATACTGATTGCTGTACCCGAAATTGCTGTGGGCCATCTAGACCTTTTACCCTGAGGATTATTGATAATATGGGTCGAGAAGTCATAACTCTGGAGAGACCACTAAGATGTAACAGCTGCTGTTGTCCCTGCTGCCTTCAGGAG ATAGAAATCCAAGCTCCTCCTGGTGTACCAGTAGGTTATGTTATTCAGACCTGGCACCCATGTCTACCAAAgtttacaattcaaaatgagaaaagagaggaTGTACTAAAAATAAGTGGTCCATGTGTTGTGTGCAGCTGTTGTGGAGATGTTGATTTTGAG atTAAATCTCTTGATGAACAGTGTGTGGTTGGCAAAATTTCCAAGCACTGGACCGGAATTTTGAGAGAGGCATTTACAGACGCTGATAACTTTGGAATCCAGTTCCCTTTAGACCTTGATGTTAAAATGAAAGCTGTAATGATtggtgcctgtttcctcatt gATTTCATGTTTTTTGAAAGCACTGGCAGCCAGGAACAAAAATCAGGAGTGTGGTAG
- the PLSCR1 gene encoding phospholipid scramblase 1 isoform X3 yields MLLTQKQTCQLGILLSIRRQHSKIDQILIHQQIELLEVLTGFETNNKYEIKNSFGQRVYFAAEDTDCCTRNCCGPSRPFTLRIIDNMGREVITLERPLRCNSCCCPCCLQEIEIQAPPGVPVGYVIQTWHPCLPKFTIQNEKREDVLKISGPCVVCSCCGDVDFEIKSLDEQCVVGKISKHWTGILREAFTDADNFGIQFPLDLDVKMKAVMIGACFLIDFMFFESTGSQEQKSGVW; encoded by the exons ATGCTTCTCACCCAGAAACAAACTTGCCAGTTGGGTATCCTCCTCAGTATCCGCCGACAGCATTCCAAG ATAGATCAGATACTGATTCATCAGCAGATTGAACTTCTGGAAG ttttaacaGGTTTTGAAACTAATAACAAATATGAAATTAAGAACAGCTTTGGACAGAGGGTTTACTTTGCAGCAGAAGATACTGATTGCTGTACCCGAAATTGCTGTGGGCCATCTAGACCTTTTACCCTGAGGATTATTGATAATATGGGTCGAGAAGTCATAACTCTGGAGAGACCACTAAGATGTAACAGCTGCTGTTGTCCCTGCTGCCTTCAGGAG ATAGAAATCCAAGCTCCTCCTGGTGTACCAGTAGGTTATGTTATTCAGACCTGGCACCCATGTCTACCAAAgtttacaattcaaaatgagaaaagagaggaTGTACTAAAAATAAGTGGTCCATGTGTTGTGTGCAGCTGTTGTGGAGATGTTGATTTTGAG atTAAATCTCTTGATGAACAGTGTGTGGTTGGCAAAATTTCCAAGCACTGGACCGGAATTTTGAGAGAGGCATTTACAGACGCTGATAACTTTGGAATCCAGTTCCCTTTAGACCTTGATGTTAAAATGAAAGCTGTAATGATtggtgcctgtttcctcatt gATTTCATGTTTTTTGAAAGCACTGGCAGCCAGGAACAAAAATCAGGAGTGTGGTAG
- the PLSCR1 gene encoding phospholipid scramblase 1 isoform X1 — protein sequence MTRTVLIMDKQNTQMNASHPETNLPVGYPPQYPPTAFQGPPGYNGYPGPQVGYPPPPAGHSGPGPAGFPVPNQPMYNQPVYNQPGGAAGIPWMPAPPPPLNCPPGLEYLSQIDQILIHQQIELLEVLTGFETNNKYEIKNSFGQRVYFAAEDTDCCTRNCCGPSRPFTLRIIDNMGREVITLERPLRCNSCCCPCCLQEIEIQAPPGVPVGYVIQTWHPCLPKFTIQNEKREDVLKISGPCVVCSCCGDVDFEIKSLDEQCVVGKISKHWTGILREAFTDADNFGIQFPLDLDVKMKAVMIGACFLIDFMFFESTGSQEQKSGVW from the exons ATGACCAG AACTGTTTTAATCATGGACAAACaaa ACACACAGATGAATGCTTCTCACCCAGAAACAAACTTGCCAGTTGGGTATCCTCCTCAGTATCCGCCGACAGCATTCCAAG GACCTCCAGGATATAATGGCTACCCCGGGCCCCAGGTTGGCTACCCACCCCCACCAGCTGGCCATTCAGGTCCTGGCCCAGCTGGCTTTCCTGTCCCAAATCAGCCAATGTATAATCAGCCAGTATATAATCAGCCAGGTGGAGCTGCAGGGATACCATGGATGCCAGCACCACCGCCTCCATTAAACTGTCCACCTGGATTAGAATATTTAAGTCAG ATAGATCAGATACTGATTCATCAGCAGATTGAACTTCTGGAAG ttttaacaGGTTTTGAAACTAATAACAAATATGAAATTAAGAACAGCTTTGGACAGAGGGTTTACTTTGCAGCAGAAGATACTGATTGCTGTACCCGAAATTGCTGTGGGCCATCTAGACCTTTTACCCTGAGGATTATTGATAATATGGGTCGAGAAGTCATAACTCTGGAGAGACCACTAAGATGTAACAGCTGCTGTTGTCCCTGCTGCCTTCAGGAG ATAGAAATCCAAGCTCCTCCTGGTGTACCAGTAGGTTATGTTATTCAGACCTGGCACCCATGTCTACCAAAgtttacaattcaaaatgagaaaagagaggaTGTACTAAAAATAAGTGGTCCATGTGTTGTGTGCAGCTGTTGTGGAGATGTTGATTTTGAG atTAAATCTCTTGATGAACAGTGTGTGGTTGGCAAAATTTCCAAGCACTGGACCGGAATTTTGAGAGAGGCATTTACAGACGCTGATAACTTTGGAATCCAGTTCCCTTTAGACCTTGATGTTAAAATGAAAGCTGTAATGATtggtgcctgtttcctcatt gATTTCATGTTTTTTGAAAGCACTGGCAGCCAGGAACAAAAATCAGGAGTGTGGTAG